From the Salmo trutta chromosome 2, fSalTru1.1, whole genome shotgun sequence genome, one window contains:
- the LOC115156317 gene encoding WW domain-binding protein 2: MALNKNNSESGGVIITNNESVLMSYENVELVFCEAECLPDAFRKSKKGSIFLTPYRVIFVAKGSRDALQSFMMPFYLMKGCEVKQPVLGANYIKGTVSAEPGGGWEGCATFKLVFAAGGAIEFGQYMLQVAAQASRGQPVSGGFGGCPYMGNGAYAYPPPPANGYPAGPPPGYSYPNPPPQGVFYPNPPAFDGPAAYMPPPPYSAPLGQQAPHDPALPSTPAAEAKAAEAATSGSCSTLPPTYLPQDNPPPYSPTEDKKTK; this comes from the exons ATGGCTTTGAATAAGAACAATTCTGAATCCGGAGGCGTCATTATCACCAACAATGAAAG TGTGTTGATGAGCTATGAGAATGTGGAGCTGGTGTTCTGTGAAGCAGAGTGCCTGCCTGATGCCTTCAGGAAGAGTAAGAAGGGGAGTATCTTCCTGACTCCCTACAGG GTGATATTTGTTGCAAAGGGCAGTCGTGATGCTCTGCAGTCCTTCATGATGCCTTTCTACCTGATGAAGGGATGTGAGGTCAAACAGCCTGTCCTGGGGGCCAACTACATCAAAGGCACAGTCAGCGCAGAGCCcggag GAGGCTGGGAGGGCTGTGCCACCTTTAAGCTTGTTTTTGCTGCAGGAGGAGCCATAGAGTTTGGACAGTACATGTTACAGGTTGCTGCACAAG CGTCCAGGGGGCAGCCTGTGAGTGGTGGCTTTGGGGGCTGTCCCTACATGGGCAATGGGGCCTATGCCTACCCTCCTCCCCCAGCCAATGGGTACCCGGCGGGACCCCCACCCGGGTACTCCTACCCCAACCCCCCTCCACAAG GTGTATTCTACCCCAACCCACCAGCGTTTGATGGTCCTGCGGCCTACATGCCCCCTCCTCCCTACTCCGCCCCCCTGGGGCAGCAGGCCCCCCACGACCCTGCCCTGCCTTCCACACCTGCAG CGGAGGCAAAGGCAGCAGAGGCAGCAACCAGTGGCAGCTGTTCCACACTTCCTCCCACCTACTTGCCACAG GACAACCCACCCCCCTACTCCCCTACTGAAGACAAGAAGACCAAGTAG